The following DNA comes from Brassica oleracea var. oleracea cultivar TO1000 chromosome C5, BOL, whole genome shotgun sequence.
GAGTAGAAAATTCTGAAAATACTTGAAAAAGAAACTGGTACTAAAGCTTCTCATCAAAACCTTACCAAACATATCCTCTAGTTGATGAGCAAGAGTTGAATGCCCTCCATGATCAAGAACACATACCTTACGACCTACCACAAACCCATCCATGGTGACCTTTACATAACCCCACTTCTTTCTCCCTCCTTCATTACTCCAACATTCTTTACCACATCTTCCATTTCTGGCTTCGTGCTTCTTCTGCAGAAACTCGCCACGGTTGGACTTTAGCTCATCTGTAACTTCTCGATATTCTCCCACACCTACCGTTTTAATTTACAATTAAACAAAAGAACAGAAAAGAAACTGGAATGTTGATTGCTGTGGAAGTGAAGAAGACACTAAAATGTTGAAGTGCAGACAATCTTGACCATTAGGGGGAACTATTGTTATGCTTCATATCATAGAAACGAGATAGATTTGAGAGAGGATGGTCATACATGTTAATAAACAGTACGTACACATCGTTTCAAAGTTGAGAACCAAGGAAACATGTTCTGTATACTTTGTGCAAAGGAGACTTATTACTCTAAATATATTCCATACGTTTCATTTTAATTGTCGTTTTAGGTTTATGCACACAAATTAAGAAAACATAAAATTTTACATTTTTCCAAAATAAAAACATCATTACTTATATATCTAACCATATTTCAATCAATAGAAAATAAACTGGAAATATAATTAATAAATTTTGCATTAAAATTCTAAAAACAATATTTTTTTAAACGAAATTTTACTCTATAACGACAATTAAACTGAAACGGGGGAGTATATATTAGCTGCGAGGTAACGGGAAATAATAACCAAAAATCTCACTTTGGCCTGATGTGTGGTAAGGCTCATGTTGTATGGTTCTAAGACTGAGGCCTAAATCGATTACGCTGTCACACACCATGGTCTGATACTTGAAAAGAACTTGGGAAAACACAGGTTGATATGAATCTTCTATGACAAACGGAATAAAAAGGTGAGATGAATGATGTGGATTTATAGCACGCAGCTAAGGCTGAAAGTTAAGAGACATAATTGCAGGCAGGGCAGAGACAAAAGACAAAGAAGAACCCATTACCAATCACGCAAGGGTCAGTTTTGTGGTCCTTTTGTTGTTTGTCTGATGACACTAAGTGCAAGGGATGGGGGAGGTCATCACAGGTTCAGTGTTTGTAACCCCATACGTTGCTGTAATATTTCTTGCCAGCTAGCAAAGAAACCTGAAATCATCAGGATTGTACTACTAATCACACAGACAAATCTCCATCTCATGAGCTGCCTCAATAATATCAGAGTGTCGCCAACTCAATGTCTCAAGTCACAAAACCTGGAATCACTCAAAAAGAAAATATCAGAAGTCAGTATGGTCTAACATGATGGGTAGAAACACACTATCTTTCAAGAGAGACAACTCTGTTGTTAAATACTAGACAACTCAGTTGTATCATTAAGTACATCATGTCTCCCACACCTTACTGAGAAGTAGGACTGTGAGGTTAATTAGTAAATTCCAAGACAAACATGATTCATATTTCCATGTCTATACAAATTCTCTCGTGGATAACTTAAGCCCTCCAAAAGAAGCGGTACAAGGGAACACACCCATACTTGTACAGATAACTTTTCAAATAAATAGCTCGTCGCCATAACAAAGGAAGGTAAATGAGCTTCCACCATCTCATTAGATGTCTAATTTACAGGTGTATGACTTCAAAAAAAAAAATTCCTCATAAGCTAACGTACAGTTTTCCCAAATAGTCAATGTATATGTCTTAAACGGAAATGACATCCTTATTAAGATGCGCTTCTGATACACAGACTTGTTAAGTTGTTATGTACTAACTGGAGACCACCTTAGAGCAACGTTTACATGCCAGGAACGGAAGAGCCCATAAAGTTTCACTTATGCAGAATCATGGTGGCTAAGAAATTCAATTATGCAATGATAGACTTGCTCCACTGCCTTCGGTGAGATTATCAGAGATAGAAAACAAACACGAACATAATATGGCAGTGAACAAAGTTCCAACATGAGAGACCTAGATATGCAACATACCAGTCGGCAGTCGTCCTCCCACTAAATCTTAGTGTGCATAATGTGGTCCGTCTGGTTCTCCAAATAACTTATAAGTGATCAGGGAACAGCTTAACAGTGTCTGCCATATTCACTAGCAACTGTAGTGGTGAGAAAACATAAGACCATAATTAACCCGAGATTTTTAGAGTGGGGTTCTTAGCGGAAGTTAAGAAACTGTTTCTTAACTTTTAACTAAAAACCTCATCCTAAGAACCCAGGTTAATCATGCTCTAATGCATGACAACTACGTTAATTGAACTCTGTCTTGTAGTCGTTATCAGTCTTTGGTGCGTGCATCCTCTAATTTTTGGGCTGGGCTGTAATTAAAGGCTATATGGCTCGTAGTAATAGAAAGGAACAAACTTCACACCCGTTAAATGATCATTAGCTAACTAGAGACTAGAGACCCTAGAAAAGGAGGGATACAAAGAAAAAACTAGGAGGGTGTGAACCTCCGACCTTGTGGCTAAGAGCCATCTGAACTATTCCAGTTTATTGTTGACAATTTACAGTTGTGAATCTTAAGACCAAAGCCAGAACTTTGAGGTTTACAGAACACAATATTTATATATTTTCGGGTCCAAATAAATACAGAGTTCAAACTGGATCAGGATGATATGAGGGCATGACTAATATAGACGACTAGGCTACACATTCAGTCGATAAAATATTGTGTTATGATAAGATTTATGATGTGATAACTAGTTTACATGAATTTGTTCTCTTCTCTTGTTCAATGGGCATTTGGGACCTGTTAGCTACTACTATTGCAAGTTGTTTTCTTCTTGTCAAAAGGTAATGAGAAAGGATATTTGTGGGGTTCAAGGCCCATGCGTCGCTTAGGAATTGACCCACTGCCGTTTGGCCTCTTCCTTAATTTTAGGATAACATTATTTTCTCAATTCACACTCTTTTCTCCCTTTGAGTATCCAATGATTGCTTTTATTCAGTAGGAGTATATTTTATGGCTGTTTTAGCGAGCAAATAATAAAATATGAGCCATTTTATTATGCTTTTGATGACTTTGTCCAATGAAGTTTGCACTCTGTCTTGGATTCCTCCTAAAGGTCACTCTTTTTCACCTCCTTTTACTTTTACCTTTGTTGAATTATGCAAAATTTATACTGCCTTATTATATTAAAATACTAATTTTATTTGTATAATTGACTAATCAACTAAGTGAGCTAGCTGTTTATGGACTAGAAACCTGGAAATATTGAGTTCAGCTGAGAGCTGTAATTTCACCATTTTGTATTATTATTCAAGGACACTGAGTAAACAATTTAAAGATTATTAAACGTTAAATGTTCTTTTTCATCCTAATAATATATTTTTCATCTTCTAATGGAGTATTATTTATGTGTGTGTAGTGTAGTGTAGCGTAGTCCGTATAGACCATTTATGACTGATTGTTGTTATCATTTTGAAAACTCAAAAGTGTGGTGTTACTATGATCATGGCTTCCCATACACACACGGGCCTCCTACTACTAGGAAAAGGTAGTATATGCAATATGCTCATATATCACATTTATCATTATGTCGATCATTTAAAGTAACAAGTTAATAGTATGTCAAACCAAAACAAAAAGGTGCTCAACATACAAAAAAAACATATGAATGACGCAGAAAGTGGCGTTGTCATGATGTAATACAGTCTAATCTGAGTAGTGCGGAGTGTGGACGGCCAAGATCGAAGGAAGGTGTGACCGTGTGAGAGTAGTCCACTCACGGTGTAAAATGGGAATATTAATTACGTAAGAGTGGAGGGTCAACGTAAATAGATATAAAGGTGTTACCTTTTTGTCTATTTAGTCACTAAAGTGTAAAGATGTTTGACAAAACTCAGAAAAAGTTTACGACACGATAAAACTGAGACCCACCTCTGACTGCCACCACATGCACGTCTTCTCTTATGTATTGTTTCTACTTTCTTGAATTTGGATTGCTTTGCAAAAAAATAGTGTAGATGTGATTACAATCAGAAAGCCTACAAGACAATGAATAGACTGAGATTAATTACTAGTGAATCTACTAAAGCTCTGCGAGTCGGTGGAATTAATATGGATTGGGATTTGGAAGATGGATAAATGTGCATTGGGCGATGAATGAGTTCACAATCAGCACACAAAAACATACATATGTGTGTGTACACTATAAAGAGAACGTACGGCGACATGGATGGCCAAATGAGGAAGGCCCATTTATTTGTCTGCTTATAACCTAACATCCAAATCTATACTCATTGCTCTCCGCGTCTTCTTTTGTATTTATATGCAAAATGCATATAAATTACTACTCCCATCTTGATAACAAAAATAAGATAACATCAGAAAGAAACGTATGACAAGTATGTCATTTGAAGTGTAACAACAAAGTAATAAAAAAAGCAGAAATACTTTAACTAAACAATTTGTTTTTGATAAATAATCCTGAAATGCTGTTAAACTAATTTTGTAGACTAATGAACTGTTTCCTTTTTAATTATGTTTTGAAATAAATATAGAAAATGTGGAATTGCGTTTTTTTAAATATAAAACATGAGTAAACATTATATTCAACACCGTCGTGGTAGAATTCACGTATGCTCCAATTAGTATAAACACGAGAAAATAAATATACAAACGTTATATTAACTGTATGAACGAAATAAAAAGACAAAAATATAGCATTTGGTATAGTGAGGACTGAGAAAATGAAGGAAGCTGCACAACACTCAAGGCCAAAGACTATTCCACTATCTCTCCATCTACGTGCCTTTCTATGCATTCCTTCCAGATACGTATTTAACTAGTAACCCATAGTCCCATTATCTAATATTAAGTCGAATAACCATGCTACATGCTTCTTAATATTGTAAAAAGGGTTTTAGGGAAAACATACCCTATAGGCTCGGAGATCAAAGTTATTTAGAATTCTTTTACATTCCCCCAAGATTTATAGTTTTAACTTTTGCCCCCTCAGCGTCATTCTAATCTCCAAATCCCACCCCAAACTGTGTGTCAATCACTTGTATATCATTGCTAATACACAATTATATTTACTTTTCTTTATAATTATTTATATCAGTAAAAGGAGGAGGGACATAGCCTCCTTGACCCTTTATATAAGACGCACTCATCATTCCATACTTTTGCACACTGCATACTATATCAGTCTTCTTCTTCTTTAAGTTACTGCTTTTTTGTTTTCTTTAAGAGATAAGCTATGGTGTCCACAGACGAAGAGGACGACGGTCGAAGGAAAGTGATGGAAGGTGTAATATATATGAATTAACATATTGAGAAAGATGGGCTTTGCAATAATCTACGCTCTTTCATAGAGAAGTAAGTCTAGGGAGAGCGAGATTATTGCATTGCTTGCTGCTGGGGAATCGAAGGTTACTGGTCCGATTTTTTCCTTAACCTGAAAAAAAAAACAATTCTTATATCTATTACTATGATGGTGTTTGTGTGTGTGCTTTGTGTCTGTGTGTGTTCAGCCTACGAATACATTTATGTTGTGTTAATGTTATGAAGAGTCTCCTCTTGTAGTAATGGTATAACTTAATAACAAAGGTTACGTTGCAAATTAAAAGAGTGTAGCAGCATTAATATATATCAAACGGGGTTTAACCTAACTAAAACAACACTTTAACAACGTTTTGAGCTCGTACGATTGGCTAAATAATCAAACTCTGCTATACAGAAAAAATGTGGAAGATCGTTATTAATTGATACAGGATAAAAATAGTTCTCTGATCCAACATATAACACCAGATATCCTTCCCCTAGATCTATACCCCGTAAACTCGCTTCCTAAACCTAGCGTGGAAGCACTATAACTTTGAAGATTACAAGTAATTGAAGCATATAAACCACACTTTCCTGAAGATATAGATTCGTTCTCTTCGAAAGCATATTCGAAGCTTCCAATTGCATTCAAAGCTTTGAGATCATCCCTCTTAGCTTTTTTTTTTTTTTATAAAAAATGAACATAAAACCTTTGTATTGTGCCAACGTCGAGTTGGCTCAGTGATGAAGGGGTTGCTACTGTAATTTCCGCCACTTGTGTTTAATTCGCACTGGGAGAATTTCCTCTACAATGCTTGAATTTCTTGCGAAAAAATGAAACCATTTTTTTTGGAAAAAAAAAAAGTTTTGCATTGTTTTTTGAAAAAAATTCTAGATTTTTGAGTCATCAATCCAGGTGTTGACAGACTCATATATTGGAGCCAGAAATAGGCCAACTATGACGTTATTGACCCATTCCCTCTATTTGAAAGCCCATATTACTGTGTTCACACACTTTTTCTGGAAAAAAAGATTCAACTGGATCCACCGAGACGTGTTCAAATTTCTCAACTTTTTGTATACAAACGGAAAATGGAATCTGAAACATTGCAAACTGAGAGTGAAATAACAAAGAAATCCCTCTTCTCTTCGGTCCTTTCAAATTCTATTATAGCGGCAGCCAACTTGTTAAAAAAATATGGGGGACGAGTTTAGACTTTTCTACTTGGACAAAGACGGGTAGGGAGCCCTTAAGAGCATCTCCAATGGTGTACTCACCATTGGAATCCTTAGGTATATTATAGTATTTTTTTTTTAAATAGTTAAACTCTAATCAAATTAGTATGTCCAATAGTGTTATCCATTAGGAATCCTTAAGAATAAAAAAATAATAAATTTGAAAATATTATAAACATTTTTAAAATAAATTAAAACATCTTAAATTGAAATATTTATTTATTAATCATCATCATTTTACCCACTCCTCTGCTCCCTCAAGACCGCTTCATAGCTACCAACAAACTTGCATACTAGCTCGTTAATCCGAGCCCACCTTTGCTTGCACTGACCAAGCTCTCTAGGTATTGTCCCTACCAGATGACAGCTTGAGTTGTAGTACTCTACAATTCTCTTCCAGAAATGAGGAGCCTTCTGCTCATTGCCGACCACAGCGTCTATACTCGTGTTAAGCCAAGCGCTTATGAGGATTCTATCCTCTTTGAGAGACCATTTTCTCCTCTCCTTGGAAGCTGGCGGATCAGAAACAGGGGTGTTATCCATGACTACAGACTGCTCGGTACTAAACCAAACAGGTTCGGGTGAATCTAGGTTGTAAGAAGTTTGGTTATTGAGAAGGTTCACAAACCCAGGGGTATCCATGCCTTTACGTTGCTCTGTGTCACTCTACTAGCATCACAGAGCTTTAAGTAAGCGATATCTATCTAAGTTACATTTAAAAGCAATCAAGTCAGCCAGAATTAGAAAGGTAAAAAGCAGTACAAATACATTTAAACCTATCAACTCAGAGGAGTTAGGAAGGTAGAAACCACTTAAGTANNNNNNNNNNNNNNNNNNNNNNNNNNNNNNNNNNNNNNNNNNNNNNNNNNNNNNNNNNNNNNNNNNNNNNNNNNNNNNNNNNNNNNNNNNNNNNNNNNNNNNNNNNNNNNNNNNNNNNNNNNNNNNNNNNNNNNNNNNNNNNNNNNNNNNNNNNNNNNNNNNNNNNNNNNNNNNNNNNNNNNNNNNNNNNNNNNNNNNNNNNNNNNNNNNNNNNNNNNNNNNNNNNNNNNNNNNNNNNNNNNNNNNNNNNNNNNNNNNNNNNNNNNNNNNNNNNNNNNNNNNNNNNNNNNNNNNNNNNNNNNNNNNNNNNNNNNNNNNNNNNNNNNNNNNNNNNNNNNNNNNNNNNNNNNNNNNNNNNNNNNNNNNNNNNNNNNNNNNNNNNNNNNNNNNNNNNNNNNNNNNNNNNNNNNNNNNNNNNNNNNNNNNNNNNNNNNNNNNNNNNNNNNNNNNNNNNNNNNNNNNNNNNNNNNNNNNNNNNNNNNNNNNNNNNNNNNNNNNNNNNNNNNNNNNNNNNNNNNNNNNNNNNNNNNNNNNNNNNNNNNNNNNNNNNNNNNNNNNNNNNNNNNNNNNNNNNNNNNNNNNNNNNNNNNNNNNNNNNNNNNNNNNNNNNNNNNNNNNNNNNNNNNNNNNNNNNNNNNNNNNNNNNNNNNNNNNNNNNNNNNNNNNNNNNNNNNNNNNNNNNNNNNNNNNNNNNNNNNNNNNNNNNNNNNNNNNNNNNNNNNNNNNNNNNNNNNNNNNNNNNNNNNNNNNNNNNNNNNNNNNNNNNNNNNNNNNNNNNNNNNNNNNNNNNNNNNNNNNNNNNNNNNNNNNNNNNNNNNNNNNNNNNNNNNNNNNNNNNNNNNNNNNNNNNNNNNNNNNNNNNNNNNNNNNNNNNNNNNNNNNNNNNNNNNNNNNNNNNNNNNNNNNNNNNNNNNNNNNNNNNNNNNNNNNNNNNNNNNNNNNNNNNNNNNNNNNNNNNNNNNNNNNNNNNNNNNNNNNNNNNNNNNNNNNNNNNNNNNNNNNNNNNNNTGTATCGTTTTTAAACGTTGATTAGAAAAAAAAAGAATCCCTAAATCGATTCAAACAAAAATTGTTATCAAACGCTAACTTCTCTCCCAAAATTCTATAAATCGATTGAAAACAAAAATCTAAAACCCTAATTGCCGACGAAAATAACATGAACCCTAGCGTAAATCCATAAATCAAGAAGAGGACCCTTCCATTTACCTTCGATACCGTCGAGAACCCTTCGAATATCCTCTTTCACCGACGAGAACCCTTCGATTGATCTTCTTTACCGTCGACACCAATATCGCCTTATCGCCTTCTCTGATTTTTTTTCCCGTCTTCACTCCAAATGAGATGAAATCGCGAAACCCGTGAAGAGAAGGAACCAATTCCCCTGCCACGTCAACAAGGACTAACCAATTTTAATTAGGACTCATCCTTAGCTTATCTAAGGTAAATAATGTTATTATATTGTTAATAGTTAAGGATTAACACCTAAGGACTGAGTATAAACCGCCGTTGCGGTTGCTCTAACAACATCCAAGTTTACGAAAGACGGACCATGAGGGCATAAGGAATGCTGAGGGCCCCACAAAAACCACTAAAATCGGTCCTTAAAAAAATCATGAAATAAGGATCGATTTTGGAGTGTTTCTTGCACTGTTCGCGGGTCTCATTTACACAGTGACGATCCGCGATTGATTCTCTTTTTAATTTTTTTTTTTTCAGACCAAAAGAAAAGAAACTTTTCTAAGATAGACCGGTTTCAGCGTTAAAAGATGGTCTGATGAATCTTTCATGAGTTGGTGATGC
Coding sequences within:
- the LOC106343267 gene encoding auxin-responsive protein IAA34; protein product: MVCDSVIDLGLSLRTIQHEPYHTSGQSVGEYREVTDELKSNRGEFLQKKHEARNGRCGKECWSNEGGRKKWGYVKVTMDGFVVGRKVCVLDHGGHSTLAHQLEDMFGMQSVTGLRLFERESEFSLVYKDKEGTWRNAEDVSWKELVENVERLRITRRNDFLLFF
- the LOC106344391 gene encoding glutathione S-transferase T3-like → MDTPGFVNLLNNQTSYNLDSPEPVWFSTEQSVVMDNTPVSDPPASKERRKWSLKEDRILISAWLNTSIDAVVGNEQKAPHFWKRIVEYYNSSCHLVGTIPRELGQCKQRWARINELVCKFVGSYEAVLREQRSG